One genomic region from Flagellimonas oceani encodes:
- a CDS encoding cytochrome-c peroxidase, with protein MTSADAESMFNEEIRNHYFQTLDSAAHYIQKLDTLATLEQNKAYFLKSREWYKRAEPMIMAYDYQNYLSMNAPNLLKVEIDDYTDIKKLNPQSYQVLEELLYADEKVPNMDLHLVINYLQARIPYIRKNHIIYTQRDRHHLKMIRDAIVNIATKGITGFDSPMLANSLNEAIYNYESIHKVLNIYKEAFKDQALYEQWSNEIDRTINSLQSSNFDDFDRYGFIKDHTNKQLELINQTADDWGIALNTSRSLNTTATNLFDKDFFNIKQFSLQGSPDMSDERILLGKKLFNDPALSSTGTISCATCHLEDKAFTDGHKKGLGINGVELQRNTPTLTYAVFQQSFFYDGRAAGLESQIVNVVNDENEFHSDLNTIERKVKENASYKPSFEELYDGEISNQNVRHAIATYIRSLAPFDSKFDRNMQGQENSLTSDEKLGFNLFMGKAACATCHFPPAFNGTVPPKYLETEFENLGVPKNADFENPVLDDDPGQYHPYKVEEKRNFFKTTTVRNIALTAPYMHNGVYETLEEVITFYNVGGGQGMGLDVPYQTLPPDSLNLSDREQRALISFMHSLTDKRFEKVGE; from the coding sequence GCACACTATATCCAAAAGTTGGATACGCTGGCAACGTTGGAGCAAAACAAAGCATATTTTTTAAAGAGCAGGGAATGGTACAAAAGGGCGGAGCCCATGATCATGGCATACGATTATCAGAATTATTTGTCCATGAACGCTCCCAACCTTCTTAAAGTGGAAATCGATGACTATACCGATATCAAAAAGTTGAACCCCCAAAGTTATCAGGTGCTGGAAGAATTGTTGTATGCCGACGAAAAAGTACCCAATATGGATTTGCACTTGGTGATAAACTACCTTCAAGCCCGAATTCCATATATCAGAAAAAATCATATAATCTACACACAACGCGATAGGCACCATCTTAAAATGATACGGGATGCCATCGTAAATATAGCTACAAAAGGCATCACAGGTTTCGATTCGCCGATGTTGGCCAACTCCCTTAACGAGGCCATCTACAATTATGAGTCCATCCATAAAGTATTGAACATTTATAAGGAAGCCTTTAAGGATCAAGCATTGTACGAGCAATGGAGCAACGAGATCGACCGGACCATAAACAGCTTGCAATCCAGTAATTTTGATGATTTTGATCGATATGGCTTTATAAAAGACCACACCAACAAGCAGTTGGAACTTATCAACCAAACCGCCGATGATTGGGGCATTGCCCTGAACACATCCCGCTCATTAAATACTACAGCGACCAATCTTTTTGATAAGGATTTCTTCAATATCAAGCAATTTTCGTTGCAAGGTTCTCCGGACATGAGCGATGAAAGAATTTTACTTGGAAAAAAACTGTTCAACGACCCAGCCCTTTCCAGCACCGGAACCATAAGCTGCGCTACCTGTCATTTGGAGGACAAAGCTTTTACGGACGGGCACAAAAAGGGATTGGGAATAAATGGCGTAGAACTACAGCGCAACACGCCAACACTGACCTATGCGGTATTTCAGCAAAGCTTTTTTTATGATGGAAGAGCAGCTGGTTTGGAAAGCCAGATCGTGAATGTGGTGAACGATGAGAACGAATTTCATTCAGATTTGAATACCATTGAGCGAAAAGTAAAGGAAAACGCATCCTATAAACCATCGTTTGAAGAATTATACGATGGTGAGATCTCCAATCAAAATGTGCGCCATGCCATAGCAACCTATATCCGTAGTCTGGCACCTTTCGATTCCAAGTTTGACAGAAACATGCAAGGTCAAGAAAATTCACTGACATCCGACGAAAAGTTGGGCTTCAATTTATTTATGGGAAAAGCAGCTTGTGCCACATGCCATTTCCCGCCGGCATTCAATGGCACCGTACCGCCAAAATACCTTGAAACTGAATTTGAGAATTTGGGAGTTCCAAAAAATGCTGATTTTGAAAATCCTGTTTTGGATGATGACCCGGGCCAATACCATCCTTATAAAGTTGAGGAAAAAAGAAACTTCTTTAAAACCACAACGGTTAGAAATATCGCCCTCACCGCACCTTACATGCACAATGGGGTGTATGAAACCTTGGAAGAGGTGATTACTTTTTACAACGTAGGGGGCGGACAAGGCATGGGATTGGATGTGCCCTACCAGACCTTGCCTCCAGATTCGTTGAACTTGAGCGATAGGGAACAGAGGGCATTGATTTCGTTTATGCACTCGTTAACGGACAAAAGGTTTGAAAAGGTTGGTGAATAA
- a CDS encoding Gfo/Idh/MocA family protein: MKSITRRNFNNLTIKGMGGAALLSSAPFACAMGANQDKKKLGIALVGLGSYSTYQLAPALQDTQHCYLAGIVTGTPEKEQIWADKYGIPEKNIYNYQNFDDIANNGDIDVVYVVLPNSMHAEFSIRAAQAGKHVICEKPMGISVEECTAIINACDKAGVKLGMGYRLHSEPYTQQVKEYVKEKTFGDILFVSADASYRATGNPDQWRLNKELSGGGALMNMGVYAVQSTIYGTGENPVSVSAQEFSTRPEYFKNTDETITAQFKFPSGAVGNITTSHNFNANAMYVSGTSGWFRLQPANNYGPLSGVTSKGDEIKFPHESQQKLQMDDFARHVLFGEPNKAPGEMGKRDMMIVEAIYQSIANGGETIALDFEPGYGFGG; this comes from the coding sequence ATGAAAAGTATCACACGAAGAAATTTTAACAATCTCACTATAAAAGGAATGGGAGGGGCCGCTTTGTTATCATCCGCACCTTTTGCGTGCGCTATGGGCGCCAATCAGGATAAGAAAAAACTGGGCATTGCCCTGGTCGGACTTGGGAGTTATAGTACTTATCAATTGGCACCGGCCTTGCAGGACACCCAGCACTGCTATTTGGCAGGAATTGTGACGGGAACACCTGAAAAGGAGCAAATTTGGGCGGATAAGTATGGAATTCCTGAAAAGAACATCTACAATTATCAAAATTTTGACGATATCGCCAACAACGGGGATATTGATGTGGTGTATGTGGTACTGCCCAACAGTATGCATGCTGAATTCAGTATCCGTGCCGCACAAGCAGGCAAGCATGTGATCTGTGAAAAACCCATGGGTATCAGCGTTGAAGAGTGTACGGCCATCATCAATGCCTGTGATAAAGCTGGCGTAAAATTGGGAATGGGCTATCGCTTGCACTCCGAACCCTATACGCAGCAGGTAAAAGAATATGTAAAGGAGAAAACGTTCGGAGATATTTTGTTTGTATCCGCGGATGCATCCTATCGTGCTACCGGAAATCCAGACCAATGGCGTTTGAACAAGGAACTGTCCGGTGGCGGTGCTTTAATGAACATGGGCGTATACGCTGTGCAAAGTACCATTTATGGTACGGGAGAAAATCCTGTTTCCGTGTCGGCGCAAGAATTTAGTACACGCCCTGAGTATTTTAAGAATACCGATGAGACCATTACGGCCCAATTTAAGTTTCCGAGCGGGGCAGTGGGGAACATCACCACCTCGCATAATTTTAATGCCAATGCGATGTATGTTTCGGGTACTTCGGGCTGGTTTAGGTTGCAACCCGCCAATAATTACGGTCCATTGAGCGGTGTCACCTCCAAAGGGGATGAAATCAAATTTCCGCACGAGAGCCAACAAAAGCTTCAAATGGATGATTTTGCACGGCACGTATTGTTTGGTGAGCCCAACAAAGCTCCTGGCGAAATGGGCAAACGCGATATGATGATCGTAGAGGCTATCTACCAATCCATTGCCAATGGGGGAGAGACCATTGCTTTGGATTTTGAGCCTGGTTATGGGTTTGGGGGGTGA
- a CDS encoding TIGR02757 family protein, whose translation MTKTELKEFLDAKVLEYNHPKFLEDDPIQIPHAFNRKEDIEISAFLTATIAWGNRKSIINNATKLMELIGNTPYDFVINHSEEDLERLSPFVHRTFNGIDLGYFVTSLQNIYKNHGGLEAVFTQHQTKDSMLPAISKFKQLFFELPHQSRTQKHVSDPIKGSAAKRINMFLRWMVRDNSTGVDFGLWKDIDPAKLSCPLDVHSGNVARKLKLLKRKQNDAKALQELDKNLRKLDTADPVKYDFALFGLGVFERF comes from the coding sequence ATGACCAAAACGGAGCTCAAAGAATTTTTGGATGCCAAGGTGCTGGAATACAACCATCCCAAATTTTTGGAGGATGATCCCATTCAGATTCCACACGCATTCAATCGGAAGGAAGATATTGAGATCAGTGCTTTTTTAACGGCGACCATAGCTTGGGGCAACCGTAAGAGCATCATCAACAATGCCACAAAATTGATGGAGTTGATCGGCAACACACCTTACGATTTTGTAATCAACCACTCCGAAGAGGATTTGGAACGCCTCTCTCCTTTTGTACACCGCACTTTTAACGGAATCGACCTTGGTTACTTCGTAACCAGTCTGCAAAATATCTATAAAAACCACGGTGGTTTGGAAGCTGTTTTCACCCAACACCAGACCAAGGACTCCATGCTGCCTGCCATTTCTAAGTTCAAACAACTTTTTTTTGAACTGCCCCACCAAAGCAGAACCCAAAAACATGTTTCCGACCCCATCAAGGGTTCCGCGGCCAAACGCATCAATATGTTTTTGCGTTGGATGGTTCGAGACAACAGTACAGGCGTGGATTTTGGTCTTTGGAAGGATATTGATCCCGCAAAGCTCTCCTGTCCGTTGGATGTACACTCGGGCAATGTAGCGCGTAAACTAAAGTTGCTCAAACGTAAACAGAACGATGCCAAGGCCTTACAGGAATTGGACAAAAATCTCAGAAAACTGGACACAGCCGACCCCGTAAAATATGATTTTGCGTTATTTGGGTTGGGGGTTTTTGAGAGGTTTTAA
- a CDS encoding ABC transporter ATP-binding protein, which produces MIKATNIQKSYGDLKVLQGVDLEIKKGEVVSIVGASGAGKTTLLQILGTLDTPTNKGESTLVINDTNVNQLNDKSLAQFRNEHIGFIFQFHQLLPEFTALENVCIPAFIKKTPKAEAEKRAKELLDFLGLKKRYDHKPNALSGGEQQRVAVARSLMNNPSVVLADEPSGNLDSESADNLHKLFFQLRDEFGQTFVLVTHNLDLADMADRKLTMVDGLIVSKD; this is translated from the coding sequence ATGATAAAGGCCACAAATATTCAAAAAAGTTATGGAGATCTCAAAGTTCTGCAAGGTGTAGATCTCGAAATCAAAAAAGGAGAAGTTGTATCCATTGTCGGTGCCTCGGGTGCTGGAAAAACCACCTTGTTACAAATTTTGGGCACGTTGGATACGCCGACAAACAAGGGCGAGAGCACCTTGGTCATCAATGATACCAACGTAAACCAACTCAACGACAAGAGCTTGGCCCAGTTCCGAAACGAGCATATTGGATTTATTTTTCAGTTTCACCAATTGTTGCCGGAGTTTACAGCTCTGGAGAATGTTTGTATTCCTGCTTTTATCAAAAAAACGCCGAAAGCAGAGGCTGAAAAGCGTGCGAAGGAACTATTGGACTTTTTAGGGTTAAAAAAACGTTATGATCATAAACCTAATGCACTCTCCGGAGGTGAGCAGCAGCGTGTGGCCGTGGCCCGCTCCCTAATGAACAACCCTTCCGTGGTCTTGGCCGATGAGCCCAGTGGAAATTTGGATTCCGAAAGCGCGGACAATCTGCACAAACTCTTTTTTCAACTTCGGGATGAGTTTGGACAGACCTTTGTTTTGGTGACGCACAACCTGGATTTGGCCGATATGGCAGACCGAAAGCTCACCATGGTGGATGGTTTGATCGTTTCCAAAGATTGA
- the msrA gene encoding peptide-methionine (S)-S-oxide reductase MsrA → MNKQNNTYLDTAILAGGCFWCTEAVFQRLDGVEEVVSGYTGGTIKNPAYREICTGRTGHAEAVKITFDPSKISYAELLEVFFATHDPTTLNKQGNDVGTQYRSEIFYTTPEQKQMAEDFIDLLEKENIFESPIVTAISEAKPFYLAEEEHHDYYNQNKQQPYCQIIIDPKIKKLNNYFSKKLKHGTI, encoded by the coding sequence ATGAATAAACAAAATAATACATATTTAGATACCGCAATTTTAGCTGGAGGTTGTTTTTGGTGTACCGAAGCGGTTTTTCAACGACTTGATGGAGTAGAGGAAGTAGTTTCCGGATATACTGGCGGAACAATCAAAAATCCGGCCTATCGCGAAATCTGCACCGGAAGAACGGGTCATGCCGAAGCGGTAAAAATCACTTTTGACCCATCAAAAATATCCTATGCCGAATTGTTGGAAGTGTTTTTTGCCACGCACGATCCCACGACTTTGAACAAACAGGGAAACGATGTAGGCACACAATATCGCAGCGAAATTTTTTATACCACTCCCGAACAAAAGCAGATGGCGGAGGATTTCATCGATCTATTGGAAAAGGAAAATATTTTTGAGTCGCCGATCGTAACCGCTATTTCCGAGGCCAAACCTTTTTATCTTGCAGAAGAGGAGCATCACGATTATTACAATCAAAACAAGCAACAACCGTATTGCCAAATTATAATTGATCCAAAGATCAAAAAATTGAACAATTATTTTTCAAAAAAACTAAAGCATGGCACCATATAG
- the folE gene encoding GTP cyclohydrolase I FolE: MAPYRNLEEYNIEITNEVKDHFSKIMGDLGEDVTREGLIKTPERAAKAMLFLTQGYKQDAEEILKGAMFAEDYDDMVIIKDIELYSLCEHHMLPFFGKAHVAYIPNGHIVGLSKIPRVVDVFARRLQVQERLTHDILECINKTLKPKGVAVVIEASHMCMMMRGVQKQNSVTTTSGFRGQFEKIETRNEFLKLISADLS; encoded by the coding sequence ATGGCACCATATAGAAACCTCGAGGAATATAATATTGAGATTACCAATGAGGTGAAAGATCACTTCTCCAAAATTATGGGAGACCTTGGGGAGGATGTTACCCGAGAGGGATTGATCAAAACTCCCGAACGTGCTGCCAAAGCTATGCTTTTTCTTACCCAAGGTTACAAGCAGGATGCCGAGGAAATTCTAAAAGGAGCCATGTTTGCCGAGGATTATGACGATATGGTGATCATTAAGGATATTGAGCTATATTCCCTCTGCGAACACCATATGTTGCCCTTTTTTGGAAAAGCTCATGTTGCTTACATTCCGAACGGACATATAGTGGGTTTGAGCAAAATACCCCGTGTGGTCGATGTGTTTGCCCGTAGGCTACAGGTACAAGAACGTTTGACGCACGATATTTTGGAGTGCATCAACAAAACCTTAAAGCCGAAGGGAGTCGCCGTAGTGATAGAAGCATCGCACATGTGCATGATGATGCGCGGGGTACAAAAACAAAATTCGGTAACCACGACCTCTGGTTTTAGGGGACAGTTTGAAAAAATTGAAACACGGAACGAGTTTTTAAAGCTCATCAGCGCCGATTTGTCTTAA
- a CDS encoding type 1 periplasmic binding fold superfamily protein, producing the protein MKTIKILSLLTVAATTFMACSSDDDAPEPVNEEETITTMTVSLVAPGGGTTVTLQSRDLDGDGPNAPDVTVSGNLAANTTYTGSVVFLNETESPAEDITEEVEEEDEEHQVFYIPTGNITDITYDDEDGDGNPLGLAFTLETGDAGNATLAVTLIHEPKKPNDGTLADAGGEPDFTETFQITIE; encoded by the coding sequence ATGAAAACAATTAAAATCTTATCACTGCTTACAGTTGCTGCGACTACTTTTATGGCTTGTTCCAGTGACGATGATGCTCCAGAACCAGTTAATGAAGAAGAGACCATTACAACCATGACGGTTTCTTTGGTTGCTCCAGGTGGCGGCACTACGGTTACGCTCCAATCACGGGACTTGGATGGTGACGGACCCAATGCTCCGGACGTCACAGTTTCTGGAAACTTGGCCGCAAATACTACTTACACAGGCTCGGTCGTGTTTTTAAATGAAACCGAGTCGCCAGCCGAAGACATCACGGAGGAAGTGGAAGAAGAGGATGAAGAGCATCAAGTGTTTTACATCCCTACCGGAAATATCACGGATATTACTTATGATGATGAGGACGGTGATGGAAATCCTTTGGGATTGGCCTTCACATTGGAGACGGGCGATGCAGGAAATGCAACATTGGCCGTTACCTTGATCCATGAGCCAAAAAAACCGAATGATGGGACATTGGCAGACGCCGGGGGTGAACCGGATTTTACCGAAACGTTCCAAATTACAATTGAATAA
- a CDS encoding TonB-dependent receptor, which translates to MVFRIKAMFCIAFIILTSIIGYSQECKSILSGQVVDYHNKTPLDEATIYILENEFRASTNTDGKFEIPNICSGNYTLEVSHPECRTILLDVKVDGDTKVDIKLEHHLEQLDEVKVIGNILRDKTNSAQEETLNLNTLENYSAGNLGDALKEIGGVSTLNTGANIVKPAIHGLNGSRVLILNDGVRMQDMEWGAEHAPTIDINSAGSVSVIKGASALQYGGDAIGGVIVAEQAKVPSKDTIYGKTILSGVSNGRGGNIVSELTKAYESGWFVKGQGSYKRMGDNEAPDYVLSNTGVKEIAASLQLGKHEFTWGWDARYSYFNTEIAILRASHIGNVDDLISSINSGEPEIIRPFTYELQNPRQDVTHHLGKLKFYKRFEGLGKWNVQYDFQSNRRFEYDIRRGGRDNIPSIDLKLTTHTLSTDFKWDTKDDLNILVGLMGRYQDNFANPDTGVRRLIPDYEKIDFGSFLIGEYRVSNQFLVDAGIRYDYNKIDALKFYRTSRWEERGYDEDFEDLVVEDLGTQLLVNPVLDFHNISATIGGKYLSLDGTQIKLNYAMSSRAPNPSELFSEGLHHSAARIELGDLRITNETSHKITTTLEKDFSTWGILLEPYANWIQNFIVLEPSGVEFTVRGSFPVWEYRQTNARLLGVDFSAYSYWTDHWSTNHKFSLVKGQDTATNTPLINVPAANTRNSVTFTMPKWNGFEASLESQYVFRQNETPDNIVVFSPEQQEDVVLEINTPPDAYHLLAFRSKMEFPISNKTKLTTSLSINNLLNTNYRDYLNRQRYFADDLGRNFTLQLKLNY; encoded by the coding sequence TTGGTATTTAGAATCAAAGCAATGTTCTGCATTGCCTTTATCATATTAACATCAATTATTGGATATTCTCAAGAGTGCAAGAGCATTCTATCTGGCCAGGTAGTGGATTATCACAATAAAACACCTCTCGATGAGGCTACCATATATATTCTTGAAAATGAGTTCAGGGCCAGCACGAATACAGATGGGAAATTCGAAATTCCCAACATTTGTTCTGGAAATTATACGTTGGAAGTTTCCCATCCAGAATGTAGGACCATCTTATTGGATGTGAAAGTAGATGGAGATACCAAGGTTGATATAAAACTGGAACACCACTTGGAGCAATTGGACGAAGTGAAGGTTATAGGAAACATCCTGAGAGATAAAACCAATTCCGCCCAAGAAGAGACTCTGAATTTGAATACCTTGGAAAATTATAGTGCGGGGAATTTAGGTGATGCCTTGAAGGAAATAGGCGGCGTATCCACCCTTAATACCGGTGCAAATATTGTTAAACCCGCAATTCATGGGTTAAATGGCAGCCGTGTACTTATTTTAAATGATGGTGTTCGAATGCAGGATATGGAATGGGGTGCGGAACACGCTCCCACTATTGATATCAATTCTGCAGGGTCTGTTTCCGTGATCAAAGGTGCTTCCGCACTCCAGTATGGTGGTGATGCCATTGGAGGGGTAATCGTTGCGGAACAGGCGAAAGTACCTAGCAAGGATACGATTTATGGAAAAACAATCTTGAGCGGAGTCAGTAATGGTAGAGGCGGAAATATTGTCTCTGAATTGACCAAAGCCTATGAAAGTGGGTGGTTCGTAAAAGGGCAAGGTTCCTATAAACGTATGGGAGATAACGAGGCGCCGGATTATGTGCTCTCCAACACCGGGGTTAAAGAAATTGCAGCCTCATTACAACTGGGAAAGCATGAATTTACCTGGGGATGGGATGCCCGGTATTCGTATTTCAATACGGAAATTGCCATTCTACGTGCCTCTCACATTGGAAATGTGGACGATCTCATAAGCAGCATCAATAGCGGGGAGCCGGAAATTATCAGACCATTTACCTATGAACTTCAAAATCCGAGGCAAGACGTGACCCATCATTTGGGAAAACTAAAATTCTACAAGCGTTTTGAAGGTCTTGGCAAATGGAATGTGCAATACGATTTTCAGAGCAACAGAAGGTTTGAGTACGATATTCGTAGAGGAGGAAGGGACAACATACCATCCATTGACCTAAAATTGACCACCCACACCCTATCCACTGATTTTAAATGGGACACCAAGGACGACTTGAACATCCTTGTTGGTCTTATGGGAAGGTACCAAGATAACTTTGCGAATCCTGACACCGGTGTTCGCCGTTTGATTCCAGATTATGAAAAAATTGATTTTGGAAGCTTTTTAATTGGTGAATACAGGGTAAGCAATCAGTTTTTGGTGGATGCAGGTATCCGATACGATTACAATAAAATTGATGCGCTCAAGTTTTATCGCACTTCACGTTGGGAAGAACGTGGCTACGATGAAGATTTTGAGGATTTGGTCGTTGAGGATTTGGGCACGCAACTATTGGTCAATCCCGTTTTGGATTTTCATAATATTTCGGCGACCATCGGTGGAAAATACTTGAGCCTTGATGGCACACAAATCAAGTTGAATTATGCCATGTCGTCACGGGCTCCGAATCCTTCAGAGCTTTTTAGCGAGGGGCTGCATCATTCCGCGGCAAGGATTGAACTGGGGGATTTGCGCATTACCAACGAAACTTCGCACAAAATCACCACCACTTTGGAAAAAGACTTTTCAACCTGGGGGATTTTGTTGGAGCCCTACGCCAATTGGATTCAAAACTTTATAGTGCTGGAACCTTCGGGCGTGGAATTTACCGTAAGGGGATCATTCCCTGTTTGGGAATACAGACAGACGAATGCACGATTGTTGGGCGTTGATTTTTCCGCCTATTCCTATTGGACGGATCACTGGTCGACAAATCATAAATTCTCATTGGTAAAAGGACAGGATACAGCGACAAATACGCCGCTAATCAATGTTCCCGCTGCAAATACCAGAAACTCGGTGACATTCACTATGCCCAAATGGAATGGTTTTGAAGCATCCTTGGAAAGTCAGTATGTGTTTCGTCAAAATGAAACACCTGATAATATTGTAGTGTTTTCCCCAGAACAGCAAGAGGATGTTGTCTTGGAAATCAACACGCCACCGGATGCCTATCATTTGTTGGCATTCAGGTCCAAAATGGAATTTCCTATTTCAAACAAAACCAAACTCACGACCTCTTTGTCCATCAATAACTTATTAAATACGAATTATAGAGACTACCTAAACCGTCAGCGCTATTTCGCAGATGATTTGGGTCGAAATTTCACATTGCAATTAAAACTCAATTATTAA
- a CDS encoding DUF6787 family protein: MQKIKQRWEIQKNWQILFPILGAILNLLAAYIVSRSLLHAFDLNNSVYEWVFTIGVTLVLHVIFLKFFLWCFKKLENKWKVNFKWEMIAIFIVFAITGSLSGKLAGPLVHWMGIDGQNVNGAIYWVLRILLIFPIYQILLVGIGWLFGQYKFFWSFEKKMLKRMGLGFLLS, from the coding sequence ATGCAAAAAATAAAACAACGCTGGGAAATTCAAAAGAACTGGCAAATCCTCTTTCCAATCCTGGGTGCAATCCTTAACCTGCTGGCCGCTTATATTGTTTCCAGGAGTTTGTTACATGCCTTTGACCTCAACAATTCCGTATACGAATGGGTTTTTACCATTGGAGTTACGTTGGTCCTACATGTAATTTTCCTAAAGTTTTTTCTTTGGTGCTTCAAAAAGTTGGAGAACAAATGGAAAGTAAATTTTAAGTGGGAAATGATAGCCATTTTTATCGTATTTGCCATTACCGGAAGTCTGTCGGGCAAATTGGCCGGCCCTTTGGTGCATTGGATGGGCATTGATGGACAAAATGTAAATGGAGCTATATATTGGGTACTGCGAATCCTTTTGATTTTTCCGATCTATCAAATCCTTCTTGTTGGCATTGGATGGCTGTTCGGTCAGTATAAATTCTTCTGGAGTTTCGAAAAAAAGATGCTCAAACGCATGGGATTGGGCTTTTTACTATCATAG
- a CDS encoding DUF6146 family protein — protein MKKIIINPIWPCLMLCIGLVSCTSQKSTLEVSSEEKAVFDSNDEEPVEIADDETEYEIIIIEPGFNTWLNSIARPEGYYSQSYMENRNAIMVTNWNQRVLNPMRWNPNLYEMQINYDPSIDYGYEVNYKLYNYFIYFQRKYNQRLGPFIPRI, from the coding sequence ATGAAAAAGATAATCATAAACCCAATATGGCCCTGCTTGATGCTTTGCATAGGTCTGGTCTCCTGTACCTCACAAAAATCAACTTTGGAGGTTTCCAGCGAAGAAAAAGCAGTTTTTGATTCCAATGACGAAGAACCTGTTGAAATAGCCGATGATGAGACCGAGTATGAAATCATCATTATAGAACCTGGTTTTAATACCTGGTTAAATTCCATAGCAAGACCGGAAGGCTACTATTCACAATCCTATATGGAAAACAGGAACGCGATAATGGTCACCAACTGGAACCAACGAGTGCTCAACCCAATGCGTTGGAACCCCAACCTTTATGAAATGCAGATCAATTACGACCCCAGCATAGATTATGGGTACGAGGTGAATTATAAGCTCTATAATTACTTTATTTATTTTCAAAGAAAATACAATCAAAGGTTAGGTCCCTTCATCCCAAGGATTTAA